GTGGCGGCGTTCTTCTTCATTTTAGCTCTTATCGCCATCGGTCCCGGAGACGTGAGGCCGGTGGTTCTCTATGTTCTTCTTGTTCTCTACTTCAGTGGGCTTGTTTATATTAGTGTTGTGTGGCACTTGGCTTCAGTTATATCTGTTTTAGAAGATTTTAAAGGAATCCAAGCCATGATCAAGAGTAAGGCCTTGATAAAGGGGAATAAGTGGCTTGGTTGTGCAATTTTTGTGAAGCTAAATCTTGCTTTTATATTCATACAGTTTGGGTTTGAGAAGTTGGTGGTTCATGGGGAGGAATTGGGGATGGGGAGTAGGGTTTTGTATGGGatggtttatttctttttgctcttgattttgtttttgtttgggCTGGTTGTTCAGTCTGTGTTTTATTTTGTCTGCAAATCTTATCACCATGAGAGCATCGATAAGTCTTGCTTGGCAGATCATCTTGAGGTTTATCTTGGAGATTATGAACCTCTTACTGGCAAGGATATTCAATTGGAGCAATATcatgtatgatttttttttttttcctattttgatttGATGACTTCCAATTCAAATACATGAATTTGGATTTTTCAACATTAATTGTTACAATGAGATTATGTTTTTGTTTGCTATGAATCATATTTATGTACAAATACaaaataatctctctctctctctttgtttgctATGAATCATATTTATGTACAAATACaaaataatctctctctctctctctctatgaccAAGATGTGGAAACAAATTCTCTCCAATCGGTTGGGCGTTCAATCAAACATTCGATGGTTGAGAGGACCTAAGGGTGCATACCCATATGTTAGAGTATGTGTTCAAGTCCTCTCAGCCATCGAATGCCTGATTGGCATCCAGCCGATTGGAAAGGAGCCAAGTTGGGTAATTATTTTAAGGGGTGATCCACTAATGAAGGAACTGTAAGCATATGGCAAATGGTATTAGCTTAATTGATATGATGTAGAGATGACAGCCTTAGTTTATTCTTTGAATACTAGACGTGCTAAAGAGGATGGTTTATTTTATTCAGCATCTTGAGAACAAGGAAAGAAGTTCCGGGTGGTGTAGAACTTATCAATTTGCAGAAGTACCCAATCAGAca
The DNA window shown above is from Macadamia integrifolia cultivar HAES 741 unplaced genomic scaffold, SCU_Mint_v3 scaffold2189, whole genome shotgun sequence and carries:
- the LOC122066011 gene encoding uncharacterized protein LOC122066011, with amino-acid sequence MDREPEELQFLGLLGIYKESSKVIFTWRKVFTKITLSLILPLTFIFLAQIQISELIFSKIIKNEVALDGTRSGTPSYDRLTNRISSEWTTFWLFKAAYFIFFLIFSLLSTSAVVYSVASIYTAKELTFKKVMTVVPKVWKRLMITFLWNFIIVFFYNIVAAFFFILALIAIGPGDVRPVVLYVLLVLYFSGLVYISVVWHLASVISVLEDFKGIQAMIKSKALIKGNKWLGCAIFVKLNLAFIFIQFGFEKLVVHGEELGMGSRVLYGMVYFFLLLILFLFGLVVQSVFYFVCKSYHHESIDKSCLADHLEVYLGDYEPLTGKDIQLEQYHV